AGGACgagatgacgatgacggGTATGACGGCGGGCGACGGCAGCGACACACGCAGACCACGCACCAGATCTTCGACCGGCTGTACTTTGACATTGTCGAGATAGGCGACCCTTCTCGAATGTCTCTGACAAATCGAGTTGCTCAGGCGGGATTCGGATTTGCGCAGGATCTGGACAACCTGGCGATCCGAAACGGAGTTCTCGAGACATTCATTGCCACGATCATGGAGCAGCCCCACAAAACACCGCTGGTTGCAGCCATTGTTCTCGTGgccaactcctccaactcgcTGGCAGGTCAGCTGGCAGTGGAGCATCTGCACAGCAAGATTGAAGGATGGCTCAAGCAGGGCAACTATAACCACGTCAAGATAGCCGTGCGACTTTTGGCCTGTCTCGAAGGAGCCATTGAGGAGGGACGAGGAGTGCTGGTTTTCCTGGATCGACTGTTGGATCGAGCAATTGAGCGGGACCAGGCCAAGGGTAGCGAGTCGCGTGATCCcctggtggaggagctgtaCGCCACCATATTTCTGACTCTTCCCTACATCGGATCCACTTTGGTGTCTCTGGGCAAGTCTGTGGAGGCCTGTGAtcagctgctggagaaggccaacgGTCATTTCGGTATCGAAAAGTTCCTGTCGAACCCCATCGTCGAGCCCTACACCGGCGACGACAAGCCCTACGAGTGCGATCTGTTCCTGGCCAACCTCTACGAGGGAGTCAACTCcgtggccaaggacggATGGGCCGTCAAGTCGTTCATCAACGTGTTAGAACTGATTGAGCCTGTggtggagaacaaggaggtgaCCCAGAAACACGTTTTCCCGGCAGTTTCTATTCCCGAGACTCTGGCCGAGTCCACTTCCACAGACTACATTTACCCCAGAATCTTCTTCCGAGCCTACATGCCCATTGACGTGGAAGGCGAGGCCATGAACACGGTTCCAGACCCCAAGTCATACGACGCTGTGCTGTGGAGAGACATGCTGTCAGACACCATCCAGAATCTCGACTTTAACCGAAAAGAGTGCGCCAAGCAGCTGTTCACCCTTGATCTTTTCCTCAACAAGGGCACCTTCACGGGACCCGGAATCTCGGTAGACAAGCTAAGTGGCAAGTTTCTGGATGCCAAGGCCGACGACAGACCCATCTCCACTCTCAAGGTGGAAGACGTGGCGTCTGAAGCCATCCTGGCAGAGCTTTTTCGGCTCGCCACGCCTCCTCTACAGCCTGCGTACTTTCATTCTCTGTTCATCGAGGCATGTATCATGGCTCCTCAGGCCATTGCCCCTGTTTTCGGCCGAGCGGTGCGGTTCCTGTTTGCCAATCTGCGGTCGTTTGACACAGAGCTAATCCACCGGTTCCTGGACTGGTTTTCGCACCATCTGTCCAACTTTGGATTCACCTGGAAGTGGCAGGAGTGGGTCGAGTACGTCGATCTGGAACCTCTGGACCCTCGGCTCGTCTTTATCAAGcagctcatcaagaaggagctccGTCTGTCATTCGAGTCGCGAATCAAGGAGACTCTCCCCGACGAACttgtggtgtttgtgcCTACTGACGGCGAGTTGATGCCAacctacgagtacattgagTCTGAGAACCAGTACAGAGAAGTCGCCGACCAGTTGTTGGACGTGTTCAAGGACAAGTACGACCAGGGTGTCTCCGAGACATACCTCGAGGTGATTGATtccatcaaggaggctgtCCCCGACAACAGAGAGCTCCTACTGGACATTGTCATCGGAGCCGCCATCTTTGTTGGCTCTCGATCACTGTCTCTGTCCCAGGACTGGATTAACCGTCttgcccagcagctccagcacgTGATTGAGTCTGCTGAAGATGAGTCTGCTGCCGTGACAACCGTCATGCAGTTTTACCGAAACCAGCCCCATGTAGGAACCGTTGTTCTGCACTTTTTGCTGCTTGAAAACGTCATTTCGCCTGCTGCTATTATCACCTGGCTGTTTGAGTCGCCGGGCGATGTTGTTTTCACCGAGAACCACGGCTGGGAGTGTCTGATTCGAACTCTAGATGAGGTGGCCCAGGAGGGAGAGGTGCAGGATCACGTTGGACCCTTCAAGAGTGTTTTCGAGTACCTGGCCGTCAAGGACTCCGACTCGGAGCAGCTCGGATGGTGGAAGCGACAGGTCACCAAGTCGCTCATTCGAAAGTACGTTGATTACATTAAGAACGAGCAGATTCTCGAAGTGGTTCCCACCAATgtcaaggacattgtcGGCCAGTATCTTGCTGTTCGACCCATTGTGCCCCGGAAGAAGGTGATCATCGCCGAGCCCAAGGTTGAAGAGGATCAGCCCATGGCTGacgctgctgccaagggTGTCACCGAGGCCACCTCGGCTGTCGAATCaaaggagaccaaggaggctgaaaCCGCTGccgagcccaaggaggctgaggtCGCagagtccaaggaggctgaatCCGCTGCCGAGCCCAAGGATGCTGAACCCGCTGCCGAGtccaacgacaaggacgagacAATGCAGGAATAAAACATAGGTATGTAATTGTAAATGAAATGGATTGGATGGGTTTCTGTGAGTTTTTGTAGTGCTCGTAGGACATCGTATTCAGAACCAAAAAGTACATACCCTGCTCAATGACACAACTGAAAAGTACTCGACCGGAGCAAAAAAGTCACATGAAGAACACGTGGATGGACGacaccggaatcgaaccggggacCTCGCGCATGCTAAGCGCATGTGataaccaactacaccagacGCCCCTTGTGTTTTCTGTGAGCCCACCTAATGTGTGTCAAAACAAATGTTGCCAAGAAACTCCCCAAAAGTGACCCAAAAACGACCATAATTTGCACCGTTAGATACTGGTGGATTTAAAAACATCCTAATAATTGCTATTTTGTCATTATGTTCATTTCTGGGGCGTGATGGGAGAAAACTGCCATTTTAGACCAAGGTGGAGTGCATAATACATGCATAATCGACGCACATAAAACGGGTTTTTGATAAACTCTAAATTTGGCGTCTTAGTTCCACATCTCCACATGTCACACAACGGGGATGATCAGACGGCGAAGATACGTATGTTTTCTGCTCAAAAAACTTCAGCGGTAAAAAATACTGTTCCATGATGTTCCACGACATTCCACGATGTTCCACGACATTCCACGATGTTCCACGACATTCCACGATGTTCCACGACATTCCACGA
The Yarrowia lipolytica chromosome 1A, complete sequence genome window above contains:
- a CDS encoding uncharacterized protein (Compare to YALI0A13101g, weakly similar to uniprot|P34160 Saccharomyces cerevisiae YMR125w GCR3 large subunit of the nuclear cap- binding protein complex CBC singleton, similar to Saccharomyces cerevisiae STO1 (YMR125W); ancestral locus Anc_2.413), which codes for MSYNKRGRDDDDGYDGGRRQRHTQTTHQIFDRLYFDIVEIGDPSRMSLTNRVAQAGFGFAQDLDNLAIRNGVLETFIATIMEQPHKTPLVAAIVLVANSSNSLAGQLAVEHLHSKIEGWLKQGNYNHVKIAVRLLACLEGAIEEGRGVLVFLDRLLDRAIERDQAKGSESRDPLVEELYATIFLTLPYIGSTLVSLGKSVEACDQLLEKANGHFGIEKFLSNPIVEPYTGDDKPYECDLFLANLYEGVNSVAKDGWAVKSFINVLELIEPVVENKEVTQKHVFPAVSIPETLAESTSTDYIYPRIFFRAYMPIDVEGEAMNTVPDPKSYDAVLWRDMLSDTIQNLDFNRKECAKQLFTLDLFLNKGTFTGPGISVDKLSGKFLDAKADDRPISTLKVEDVASEAILAELFRLATPPLQPAYFHSLFIEACIMAPQAIAPVFGRAVRFLFANLRSFDTELIHRFLDWFSHHLSNFGFTWKWQEWVEYVDLEPLDPRLVFIKQLIKKELRLSFESRIKETLPDELVVFVPTDGELMPTYEYIESENQYREVADQLLDVFKDKYDQGVSETYLEVIDSIKEAVPDNRELLLDIVIGAAIFVGSRSLSLSQDWINRLAQQLQHVIESAEDESAAVTTVMQFYRNQPHVGTVVLHFLLLENVISPAAIITWLFESPGDVVFTENHGWECLIRTLDEVAQEGEVQDHVGPFKSVFEYLAVKDSDSEQLGWWKRQVTKSLIRKYVDYIKNEQILEVVPTNVKDIVGQYLAVRPIVPRKKVIIAEPKVEEDQPMADAAAKGVTEATSAVESKETKEAETAAEPKEAEVAESKEAESAAEPKDAEPAAESNDKDETMQE